CCTTGACCTTGAGGGTTTCCGGAGCGGAAGCATGGACGAGCCTTACATCCGGGAAAAAGAGATAATAAGGCATTGAGAGTCTCATCCTGATAAGATAAAGGGATTTTGTGAGATTAATCTGGGAAAAGATAAGCAATCATGAGAAGATTAGAGAAAATCTAATTGTTAGACGTTTTATTGAAAAGATATGAAAGAAATTCTGATTAGAAAAGCTGGTAAATCAGATCTGCAAGATATTCAGAGGCTTCTCTCAACTTATTTTCTCGATATGGAGGGGCTCAAAGCTGAAGATTTCTTTGTAGCTGAAATTGATGGACAAATTAGAGGATGCGCTGCTCTTATAATGTCCGGGTCTCAAGGCAAGAGATTTCTGGAACTTCATTCCATTGCTGTCCATCCCAACTTTCGGGGAAAAGGTATCGGAACCAGGCTTGTTAAGCATCTCCTGACAACAATTGACGAACCAGCCAGTGATCTCTATGTCAGGACGACTGCGCCCCAATTTTTTGAGAAGCTTAATTTCGAGAAAATTAAAAATCCCCAAAAGTTACTGCTCTGGGAAGATTGCAAAATGTGTGAGCATTTTGAAAAATGCACGCAGTTCACAATGAAATATTCCTGCAACTAGACTTTAATCTTAAGTTTTTATTCTCCGAGTTAAGTCTAATTGGCAATCCTTAATATAAGTTTGATAACTCATGTTTTGAGAATAGAGAGAAAGCAAGTCTTACCAGAACTGGCAGGACGAAACATTATTTATGCAAAAGCACATGAGGCAGCATATGCTTACCCTTGGAATAGTAAATACCTACGATAAGATTAAAATTCTCGATGCTCATTACCGTGCAATTGCAAGAGCTGCTCCGATTTGCCATGCTTTTGGATTCCACCTTGCTCTTTATGATTTTCCATTTAAAATGACTGTAGAAGAACTGGTAGCTTACGTGATGGAAAAAACCACAATAGGGGAATCGGGAAGTTATCTAAAGATCCTTTATGAAAAGAGCCACCTGTCGGTATCCGAACTTCCAAAAAAAGGTTTCCCATCTCATTTTGGAGAAGTCGTAATTACTACCTCAAAACCTAGCCCAAAAAAGCAGATTACACCCATAAAGATCGCCGAAGAAGCTTTTAGAAACCGCTCTTTTCTATTTCTTGTAGGGCTGGGGCACAAAGGGCTTCCGAAAGAGCTTTTCGAGAGAGGAAAATATCATCTTGACATTACCGGCAAAGGTCTTTCTCTTGAGACCTGCACTGCAATTGGGGCGATTCCTGCCTATCTTTCAGGGCTCATGGCGAATCTTGAGACTAAAAAGTGAACTTCCATCATAAGTTTTTGAAGTAAAATACAGGAGAATTACTTCAATCATTTACTTAGAATATTTGGTTTCGCTAAAAATTACGGGATAATTTAAAAGAAATTCCGGACTGAATAATTTTAAAAGAAATTCCGGACTGAATAATTTTAAAAGAAATTCCGGAATGGATATATATTACGATTGACAATTAGTACTTGTTGTGGGTAAGTACAACGCTAGTCGCGCTATTATGGGGTCTTTAGCCCAGAGGAAATAGAATTTCGGCATGCTTTCAGGTTTTAATCCAGAAAAATCGAAGTCTCTGACCTTAACGCAGGATTTTGTCTTCAGGGATTTAGAGAATGAATTTTTCTGTAATTTGTTTGAAAGACTTGGAATTCTAACCTGCACTCAACGCCCCATGTGAGAAGGCTGGGAACTTTAACCCGGATTGCAGGGCTCTCGTATCCAGAAGGACTAACTCTGACCCTTATGTAAGCGCAAGATTTGAAGAGACAGGAGGGAAATTATGAGTGAATTAAAGCGCGAAAACAAGAAAAAAAACGAATATAGAAATAAGTACCAGGAAAGCAGTTATCATGCCGTGGTAAAAGGCTGTACTGACCACCTGGACTCAGACGAATTAGACCTTTACCGCTTTATGATAGGCGGGATGCAGGGGAAATAACCTTGCACAACCTTTTTTTATTCTTCGTTCTTAAGAAAAAGCATGTACGATGTATATGCGGTCCGTGAAGATTTCCCTGTTTTAAAAGAAGTCGTGTACCTTGACAGTACGGCAACTACTCAGACACCAGTACCTGCAGTTGAAGCCATGGTCGAGTACTTTTACAAGTATGCTGGCAACCATGGGAGGGGTGCACATCGTTTAGCTAGGGAAGCTACAAATCGTTATGAAGATGCAAGGGAAACTGTTGCGAGTTTCCTGGACGCAGAGCCTTCAAAGACCGTTTTTACGAAAAATACCACTGAAGGTATAAATCTCATTGCAAACAGCTATCCCTGGGAAGCTGGAGACCATATTATTACGACCCTGCTAGAACATCATTCAAATCTCCTTCCCTGGCTGCGCCTCCAGAAAAAAGGAGTAAAAGTTACGATTATAAGTCCTGACAGCGAGGGAAAGATCGATATCTCTTCTATAGAGGAGGCTTTTACTGAGAAAACAAGACTGGTTGCCATAACTCAGGTTTCAAACGTCTTCGGTTCCATTCAGGATGTAAAAAATATCACAAGACTTGCCCATCGAAACGGCATAAGAACCCTGATAGACGGGGCTCAGTCCGCAGGACATATGCCAGTTAGTCTTAAAGATCTGGACTGTGATTTCTTTGCAACTGCAGGGCATAAAGGACTACTTGGACCGCAGGGCACTGGCGTACTTTATATCAAAGAACCAGACATACTCGATAGCGCCTCAGTGGGAGGAGGTACAGTTTCGGATATTGAAGGGTGCAATTATGTACTGGAACCTTCTCCTGCCTGTTTTGAAGCTGGCACCCCAAACATTCCAGGAGTTATAGCCTTAGGAAAAGCAGTCGAATATGTAAAAAAAATAGGAGTTTCGGAAATAGAGTCACACGAAATAAAATTGGCAACTGAAACTGCAAAAAGACTTTCCGAACTAGAGCATGTAGAGGTTTACGGGCCTGATGATAGGGCAGGAATAGTACCTTTTAATGTAAAAGGGCTTCATGCCCATGATGTTGCCCTGATTCTTGACCAGACCAGGAAAATCTGTGTAAGAAGCGGACATCACTGTGCAATCCCAATTGTACGCTTCCTGAAGGTGGACAGCACTGTAAGAGCTTCTTTTGCATTATATAATACAGAAGAAGAAGTGGATATACTGGTAGATGCAGTTGCCGACCTTAAGGCTCTCGTTTCTTAAAAAACGTTTACAATTTTCTCATTTTTCTAATAACATACTCCTTAATTTTATTATTCGGTTTTTAATTCTGTTCTCAGTAAGAAAGAATACCCTCTTATCCTTTGACTGTCTTCCTGACAGGAGACTCATATAATTCTTTTAACAAAAATCTGCACTTTTTTGCATGAAAGCTTATAATTTTCCACCAGATAGTTAAGTTAATATTCATATAAAAATAATCTAAAGACAAATGAATAATTTTTTGAAAGTTTTCGCTATTTGGAAGGATTCTAAGCACAGCGCAATTAGAGAGTTCTGATGGCGGAGCTGGAATCCCGAAACATATTCCGCATGTCTACTTTCATGAAAGTATTTACGCAGTCAATGGTACTGTGCAGATTGTCCATGTCGGGGGAGAAGCTATTGATAAATCCGCAATCAATGT
The Methanosarcina thermophila TM-1 genome window above contains:
- a CDS encoding GNAT family N-acetyltransferase, encoding MKEILIRKAGKSDLQDIQRLLSTYFLDMEGLKAEDFFVAEIDGQIRGCAALIMSGSQGKRFLELHSIAVHPNFRGKGIGTRLVKHLLTTIDEPASDLYVRTTAPQFFEKLNFEKIKNPQKLLLWEDCKMCEHFEKCTQFTMKYSCN
- a CDS encoding DUF531 domain-containing protein, whose protein sequence is MRQHMLTLGIVNTYDKIKILDAHYRAIARAAPICHAFGFHLALYDFPFKMTVEELVAYVMEKTTIGESGSYLKILYEKSHLSVSELPKKGFPSHFGEVVITTSKPSPKKQITPIKIAEEAFRNRSFLFLVGLGHKGLPKELFERGKYHLDITGKGLSLETCTAIGAIPAYLSGLMANLETKK
- a CDS encoding cysteine desulfurase, coding for MYDVYAVREDFPVLKEVVYLDSTATTQTPVPAVEAMVEYFYKYAGNHGRGAHRLAREATNRYEDARETVASFLDAEPSKTVFTKNTTEGINLIANSYPWEAGDHIITTLLEHHSNLLPWLRLQKKGVKVTIISPDSEGKIDISSIEEAFTEKTRLVAITQVSNVFGSIQDVKNITRLAHRNGIRTLIDGAQSAGHMPVSLKDLDCDFFATAGHKGLLGPQGTGVLYIKEPDILDSASVGGGTVSDIEGCNYVLEPSPACFEAGTPNIPGVIALGKAVEYVKKIGVSEIESHEIKLATETAKRLSELEHVEVYGPDDRAGIVPFNVKGLHAHDVALILDQTRKICVRSGHHCAIPIVRFLKVDSTVRASFALYNTEEEVDILVDAVADLKALVS